CTTGACTTGGCACCAATGTATAGAGCACAAGAATATTAATATATGTTGCCTCCCGCCCGTGATTGTGCTGCGCAATGCTCAATGGCTATGGCATGTCGGCAATTAATCAGCTTCTGACGTAGCATTGAGTTTTATCGTGTGTGTTGGATAATAACTTTACGTGTGTCAACAATGTTATCAAATCCATTAATATTTTTATGAAGCTTGTTCATGTGTGAATGTTCCTTGATCCAGTCTCTCTTCTTCCGTATATACCGTCCCTCTCTTCATGTTGTGAACTTTTGGTTTAATTGGGGGCCATGTAGAGTATGATGATTGTTCAATTTGTTTCACGGAAAATAAACCACTCCTGCAGTAGAAGGTTTTCCTAATGGTGTAACACAGTAAAATAAAATATGCGAGTGTGCCAATACGAAATAAAAAGACAATCATGTGGCATACAGAAAAAAGTATAATTAGGAGTGAAATTATGAAAATATATCTTATGCATTTAGATATTATTCAGTTATATGTACTAGGTTTTGTAACTTCCATGGTTTCTTGACTTTGCAAATGTATTATGCACAATAATATTTATCTATATTGTCTCCAGGAAGTGATCATCATGCACTGGCTCTACGGGGATTAATCGACTTCTTATGTAGCAGCTTCGTTGTCATCAATTCTGTGATTGAACAAGAAAGCACATACTGAATATGTCAACATCGTTCCGAATCCGGCAACTCTTTATATTGCTCATACATATTTGTGGTCATGTGCTGTTTGATTTGGTCTCTCTCCATATGTGCCTTGTGCTGCTCTTTTATTTCTCCTTTCGTGTTCTAAATGTATTTTGATTTAGTGGGAGGCATACAATAGGTTGATGGTCTATTTCGGTCAGATGCTTCTGAGATTTCACCTATCACGCAAAACATGCAATTTTATTTGGACAACAGATTTATTCAGTAGCAGATGTTTGTTATTTCGAAATTGCAATAGTACTGGCCACACGCGATGATGCGTGAAACTTGTATTTTGTCATCGCTTCATCTATCAACTGAACACTGATCGACCTTGCTAGCACAACACAGATTTTAGCAGCCACCACCAGCATAGGTAGGTGCCACAGTCAGGCTgcagggggggaggggggggggggggggtggagtgATGCAGTAATCCGGGATGTACACATTGCACATCGGCAGAAGGGTGTGAAGTACCATCCTTCATATCTCAAACTGAACGTGTTGCGGAGGTTGGTCGTAACTTTGACATGCAAGAAGGTCAATAATGTGAGATACTTGTGTGATCTCATTTATCATGCAAACATGCACTTTTATTCAGACAAAAGCTTTATTGAGAAACAAAGGTTTCTTATTTCTATGTTGCAACGGTACTGGCCACACATGATGATGTATGgcacttttattttatttttcaccCTTCATCCATCATCTAAACTAAATGGTGATCGGTCTAGTTAGCGCATCACAGATCTTAGCAGGTACCACCAACACAGGTAGTGGCCATAGGGACGTTGTAGGGGGTCTGAGTGATGGTGCTGCATGGGGTGGTGGTGCAATATTGCGGGATGTTCACGTTGCACATCGATGGAAGGGTCTGAAGCACCATCCTTCTTATCTCAATGGGAACCTGCTGTTGAGGCTGGCCAAAACTTTGCCCTTGCTGCTGCTGAGGCTGACCGAAACTTTGCCCTTGCTGCTGCCGCATGATGACCTGGGCCACACCGCAGACGGCATGGCACCGAGCCTGCTCCGAGATCTGGGCCAGCGGTTGGCAGCACTGTTGCCGCATCAACTGGCAACCGCTTGCCTGCCACATTTGTGACTGGACATATGGTGTCGGGCTACACTGCTGCAGGAGAGCAGCGCATGTGTTCACCTGTTGTTGTGGCTGCTGTTGGCATTGCCCATAGCCCTGGCTGCATGTAGTGTCCAGCTGCGCAACGACGCTAGTCGCCGCGAGGGCAATGAGAGCGAGGATCAACATGGTCTTCATGGTGGTTGGCTACAAGCTTGCTTCGATGTTTATGTTTGTGTGGAGGGTGATGAAGGATGGTTTTCATGGTGCAGCCCTTTTATAGCTACCATGGCATCATTTTTTGCATTGCATCCCTAGGTTGCTTTGCTAAAGCTGTTGCTTTTCAAACTGATCATCCTAGACTCTTGTGTTAGGTGGCGCTACAAGTCCAATCTTGGATAATAATCAAAAGTACTTTTCAACAGATATCGTCTAGATGTTGGATGAAGCCTGACCTGGATAATCGATATGACTCATCACTGATCACTTTACATGTCATGTGTATATTTGGATTGCGTCTTTTTGTGAAATCGATTTTGTTATCTTGTACGGGTTGTTAGGTATAAATCAGATTGAGCATGTCCCGTACTCCATTTTATTGCTTCGTAAACATGTTTTGTATCGTTGTGTTAATTGGTAATGCAAGTGGCATCGGCAGAGCATTGAATGACTCATGAATTTCGCTTTACATGTCAAGGATTGCCATGGGAGCTATGCTTTGGCTTGTGAAACTGAATTTGTTGTCTTTTGTATGCCAGGTTTGATTGTTTTCCATAACTGACTTTGTAGGGTTGTATAAGTTGGTAAGATAAAATTTTGATGAGTCATCAAAATCACTTCACATGTGGAAAACTTCTATTTTTAAGAGGAGGAGACATAATCATGTTTGAAGCTAGTATTACTTTTtttaagagagagagagagagagagagagagagagagagaagtctGAAAGCTCTTGATTCTTCCAAGGTTTTTTTTTGGCATGATTCTTCCAAGGTTGGTATAATGGCATTTTCTGATGTTTCTTTAGAAAAAtgaatttttttttagtgaatgGTATTTGCCTTTTAGAAGACAGTGAAGGGTTTTTTTTAAGTACATTTTTCTAGAGAATTTTGAGACTACATAGTGAAGGGGTATTTGCTGCTAAGTCCATCGCCCCAAACCCGGCCCATGAGTCCTGGCCTGGGCCGGGCCGGCGTTAAAACCGAAGGAGATATCGATctggaaaagaaaagaaaaactgaccTGGACCGTACTGCTTCGCTACCCATCGCAGAGCTGGAAGAAACGGCGGCGCGCATGGAGGCGCCGCCGCGGGAGATCGACGCGCATCCTCCTTCCTCGGCGCCGGCGACCGCTTCTTCGTCCTCGTCGCCGACGTAATACTCCTAAGCCCTACCTCGTCCTGTGCTCTCCTCCTCcatctctctctcccttccctCCGTCTCTTTTCTTCCTTTTTGCATCCCATCTTGTTGCGTTCGCCTGCGGATATTATTATACCTCCATATGGAACTAAATTAGGTGGATATTAGACAAAGATTGATTTTGCCATGCTTGAAGAAAAACAATCCCTGCCCTAGATCTCCAACATTGCAGGCAAGAATAGAGGGTGTCAGTCGCCTGATTTGCCATGCCTGTATCAATATGCTAGGGGAATCATATTCGCCTTGCCTGTCATTCTTTTTTTTCGGCCTGATTCAGTTTGACACTAGGTGTTGTCAGTCAGCATCAAGCACTCGGCACCTGACATTTATTCAGTTTGAGAAACAGGCGATTGTGGTGTACTAAAATAATTCAGTGTACACAAAAATTTCTATGAAACTTAAGCAATCATTCTATCTTCTCAACAGAACTCAAATCCTCTGCCTGCATCGCTGTTGATTTTATTCTAAGCTTCCCGGGAGTGACAACTCAAAGTGATCAGTACCTTTGTTCAGTTCAGTTTGTGATGGGAAGCGTAGTGTGGCGTTGACACCCTAACGACACGCACCAGTCATGTTTTTTCTAGAATCTTGGTAGCTCATGTTCCTTTTTTTCCTGAAACTTTGGCAGGAGAGCTGCCGAATCTATTAGAGGAGAAAGAGACCCAAAGTATTGGTAGCTCATGTTCTTTTTCATACAATTATGACTCGCTTCACATGCCTAACCTTTTGTCCTGGATTTGCTGCGTTGAACAGGGAGCACGCCGCCATGCGAATCTGGGCTAAGAGAACCCGCTATGCATCTGCCTCCTCCGTCTTTGCCGCATCCAGGCCACGTGGATGGGCAGAGCTCCCGGAAGATTTTCTCCAATCATTAGTCACTCGCCTGGGCTCCTTCCGCGACCTCCTTGCCTTCGGTGCCACCTGTCGTCCTTGGCGTGATCTATTGTCAGCGCGCACACCCTCTTTGCATCCTCTCCTCCTACACCCGAGTACCGACAGCCAACGATCTCCCTGGTTTCACCAATGGATCGTTTTCCAGGAATGCACGTGGAGATTGTCTGATCCGTGGAGATTGGCTGATTCCTCTGCCGCCTCATCCTGGCACAGTTTGCTTTCCTTGAGTGACCTCAGAAGAATGTTCTTTCTGCGCTGCTCCTACGGTCACCTCATCTTCTGCGACGAAGATGGGTTCTACATTGTTAATGCGTTCAGTGGCGCTAAGGTTGTGCCTCCTCGCCTCAAGTCAGGTAACTTCACTCGCGTTAGCTATGTCACCTTGACCGCCCCTGTTGCATCTGCGGACTCGCATCTCCTTGTCGGCAGTGGAATCTATCTGTTCCAGTGGTGCATCGGGAGCGACTCTTGGTCAGAACACTGTCCTAAAGTTCTTCTTCTTAAGATTGAACAAATCTTTGCCTTCAAGGGTAAAACATACGCCCTAGGGTCTTTTGGATCCTTCTGCATCGTACACTTGTCACCTAGTCTCATAATTCAGAAGTTTAAACTTGTGTTTGAGGAAGATAGAACCGAAGATCTCTATTGGACAAATCAAAAAACATGGCTTGTGGCGTGCGGCGATGCACTTCTTTTGATCAAACTTGAGGCAGGAAGGAAGATATGCTCGGAGGTTGAGCCCAGTTCAAGGCCTTCAAACTCGAGTCACTTGATGCCGTGAACAAGAAGGCAAGGTGGGTGAAGTTGGACAGGTTGGATAACTGGGCCATCTTTGTCAGTGCCGACATGCGATGCGAGGCGTTGCCATGCATGAAGCCGGAGAGATGGGGAGGGAAAAGCAACCACATATACTTCCCATGTTATCAGTCTGAACAACCATGGGCTGCAGTCAAACTATGGAAAAAATATAACGACCTTGCGAGATGTTTGCAGCTCGTGAATACTGGAATCCAGTTTCATAGATTAGAGTCAACCTGGATCCTTCCCGGCACATTTCCTCGCTCTGGTCAGCGATGATCTTAGGGCAATTGAGGATGCAACCGTTGATTAGCTTCTGATACAGCTTTCATGTTAGGATTCTACCATGTTGCAGTTGCAGGATGAGCAGTTGAGTGAATGTTCTTGGCTTGTCTCAGAACTTGAAAATTTCACTGTAAAGATTGCTGATTCCGCACTCTCCTTTTCTTTTTTGGCGGCGATTACAAGGGACTCTTATGTTTTATTTCTCATCTACTACATATTGTTGAGTTTTCGTGTATACATGAGCAACTTGAGAACATAGTCTTGGACTGCAACCTCCTCTCATACGTACTAGATACCTAAGGTTTTTGTGGCGGAGTTTTTGTGCTTTGGTTGTTTATTGTTCAAGTGATTTGCTTGAGCATATAACAGTCTCACTGGGTGGAAATGTGAATATTTAGAACATAGCTTAAGGAGGGTTCCAAAAAAATTAACTGAACATTGCACACCATTTTGGGGTTGAGAGTTGCAAGAATCGGAGTGGGGATGCAAGTccatagcaaattacctataagTAGGTATGCATTCAGGTTAGTCTATAGCGCACAATGTTGTGCATTCGCACACCAAGTTCAGCCAACAAACATATAAGCAGCATACATGCATTCAGCACAAAGTTCAGAATATGCACCAAGAAAAACCAGGCAGACAGATTGTTCAACAACGAAATAGCTCTGCATCTGTACCTAGCTTCAGCAAGCAATTCTGATTGCATTTTATTACCTCTGTTTTTAAAAGGAGATCAAGCTACATAGTTAAATAAAAGCCCACACACAATGCCGAAGAGTGGTACGAAGAACCAACGAAGGCATTGTTTCAGGATGCTAAACCCCGTCTCTTTTATGCAAAATGGAAGCAATTAACAAGGTTTAGCAAAAACAACAACACGTCAAACATGTAGCACAAGTTTTTGCCTCCGGAAATGTACACTGTATAGCAAACAGATTATTACGAATCTTGATGTAACTACTCTTGGCTTTTGATATCTTTGAGCAGTATATTCAGGTGGAAGAACTCTTCCCCCGAtgattcctcaaaaaaaaaaatcttgATGTACTCCGTCAGAGGAAGGGAAACTAGAATGAACATCAAGCAGTCCCCAAGTGCATCCAGCGACAACGAGACAACTGTTACATAGCCGCCCTTTAACTCCATCCTCTCTCGGTTCACCAAGTGTCGTGGCTGGTCATTATCTTTCTCGGCGAAGAAGAATGCCCACTTCTTTAGGCCTCCTTCTACCAGCTTCACATACTTTGCAGATTCAAACGATGAAGAAGGCTTCCTCATTGCCACCAAGTAGGACAAGCATGTCATCACACGCCACTAACTCGCGGGAAAGCTTGGATGGGTCCATATTATCACAGCAAACAACTCTTAGTGCCTCAAAGCAAAATTGGGGTGCCAAATGCATGGTGTAAAGCTGTCTAGATATCTTTGCAATGAGTCGGCCTTTCATTACCACCATATGCATGATCATACGCAGGACGTAGCCAGGCCCCAAGCAAAAGGGGCCATGTCCTGGGGCATGGCGGTGAAACACTTCCTTAAGGGTTGCTACTGTAGCATAATGTAATTACTTTAATTACTGTAGCTCTATGGCTTGCCTGGGGCGTGAGCTAAGGCTGGTTACGCTACTGATGATATGTGCATTTAGAAAAATCGCGAAGCAACCTAGCACTCCCAACACGCCAAGCCCACAGGCTGTGCAAGCTGGTGATAAATACTTATGATCAGATATATGAAGACTTATAGCAGAGAGCTGAATCATTGGGCAAGGTGAAGCTGAAACCCTAGCACTAATGATCACGTCCATAATGATAAGTGATCTGTGGGATGGGAAGATAGCATGACcataagagcaactctagcagattCATCATATCTGCGATCGCCATATGCCATATGGAGCGCGCTACATATGGATATGAAGAGTGGGCACGCGACGCGCAAATTTAGAATCGCCATATCTCAGCCTTCATAATTCTCTTGGTTTCCACATTTAAACGCTTCGATTACCTTCTAATTTAAACGTTTAGCACATCAAGCAAAAATGCTCATAGTTTTTTACAAGTCGCATGAACAAAAGCATTTCGCCGATAACATGTACAAATCACGTGTTCCCGCCCTACGCTCTTTCGAGCTTCCTGATTCGTCGCGCCACTGGATCCATTAGGTTAGGATACAACATGATTAACTGATTCTGGGGGAGACAGCCGCCTACATGTGGTGTCATAGGCCTTGCCTCCTCTGTGCTGGGCTCTTTGGAGGCAATTTAGACGAGGTGTTGGCCTAGGCGGCAGCGGTCGATCGTCGGAGCCGCAGTAGGCACGCTACCCACCGGAGCCGCGGGAGGCGTGGGAGCCTTCGAAGCGCGAGATTTGGTTCCAAAACGATGGAATCAGACATGACGGTAGAGGCACCGTAAATGTTGTCGTACGCAGGTGACTGGGACGGACGAAAGAGGTGAaagactgataacccacaagtataggagatcgcaacagttttcgagggtagagtattcaacccaaatttaattattcgacacaaggggagccaaagaatattctcaagtattagcagttgagttgtcaatgcaaccacacctggataacttagtatctgcagcaaagtatttagtagcaaagtagtatggaaataACGATAACAGTAGccaaagtaacagtagcagttttgtagcaattgtaacagcagcaacgacaaagtaactaagcaaagagcaatatgttaaaagctcgtaggcattggatcagtgatggataattatgtcggatgcgattcctcatgtaatggttataacatagggtgacacagaactagctccagttcatcaatgtaatgtaggcatgtattccgaatatagtcatacgtgcttatggaaaagaacttgcatgacatcttttgtcctaccctcccgtggcagcggggtcctactggaaactaagagcctctttgattcgcaggattgtCAAAATGAAGGAATAGGAAAAATGCAGGAATAGGATGCCATGTCTTATAGTATCCTACAGGATTTGAAAGAATGTTTGATAGCGCAGAAAAAACAAAGGAATTTtacaaagaggtttgagtggatggaaaTTTTCCTCCAAAATGTAGTACAAATGGatcctatggaaaaattcctaaggatgtcaatcctacgaatcaaacgaGCATCacaggaaaaattcctaagggttcaaatcctccaaaaatcctatgcaattcctttgaatcaaaggagccctaagggatattaaggcctccttttaatagagtaccggaccaaagcattaacacttagtgaatacatgaactcctcaaactatggtcatcaccggtaagtatcccgattattgtcacttcggggttaatggatcataacacataataggtgactatagacttgcaagataggatcaagaactcacatatattcatgaaaacataataggttcagatttaaaatcatggcactcgggccctagtgacaagcattaagcatagcaaagtcatagcaacatcaatctcagaacatagtggatactagggatcaaaccctaacaaaactaactcgattacatggtaaatctcatccaacccatcaccgtccagcaagcctacgatggaattactcacgcacggcagtgagcatcatgaaattggtgatggaggatggttgatgatgacgacggcgacgaatccccctctcgggagccccgaacggactccagatcagccctcccgagagagtttagggcttggcggcggctccgtatcataaaatgcgatgaatctttctctctgatttttttctccgcgaacgtgaatatatggagttggagttgaggtcggtggaggtccagggggcccacaaggcagggggcgcgccctagggggggcgcccccaccctcgtggacagggtgtgggccccctgacgttgattctttcgccaatatttttattaattccaaaaagttGCTCTGacgattttcaggtcattccgagaacttttatttttgcacaaaaataacaccatggcagttctgctgaaaacagcgtcagtccgggttagttccattcaaatcatgcaagttagagtccaaaataagggcaaaagtgtttggaaaagtagatatgacggagacgtatcaactcccccaagcttaaacctttgcttgtcctcaagcaattcagttgacaaactgaaagtgataaacaaaaacttttacaaactttgtttgctcttgttgttgcaaatatgtaaagccagcattcaaggcttcagcaaagattatgaactaaccatattcacaataacacttaggtctcatgtttactcatatcaatggcataatcagctagcgagcaataataataaatcttggatgacaacactttctcaaaacaatcttaatatgatataacaagatggtatctcgctagccctttctgagaccgcaaaacataaatgcagagcacctttgaagatcaaggactgactaaacattgtaattcatggtaaaagagatccagtcatagtcatactcaatataaattaatagtaatgcatgcaaatgagagcggtgctctccagcgggtgctttttaataagaggatgatgactcaacataaaagtaaatagataggcccttcacagagggaagcagggatttgtaaaggtaccagagctcgattttgaaatagagataaataacattttgagcggtatacttttactgtcaacataacaactgagagatctcgatatcttccatgttacacacattataggcggttcccaaacagaatggtaaagtttatactcccccaccaccaacaagcatcaatccatggcttgcccgaaacaacgggtgcctccaactaacaacaatcctgggggagttttgtttgcaattattttgatttgattagagcatgggactaggcatcccggtgaccagccattttctcgtgaatgaggagcggagtccactcctcttgagaataacccacctagcatggaagatacagacagccctagttgatacatgagttGTTCGAgtatacaaaacagaatttcatttgaaggtttggagttcggcacatacaaatttacttggaacggcaggtaaataccgcatataggaaggtatggtggactcatatgaaataactttggggtttatggagtttggatgcacaagcagtattcccgcttagtacaagtgaaggctagaaacagactgggaagcgaccaactagagagcgacaacagtcatgaacatgcattaaaattaatcaatactgagtgcaagcatgagtaggatataatccaccatgaacataaatatcgtgaaggctatgttgattttgtttcaactgcatgcgtgaacatgtgccaagtcaagtcactcgaatcattgaaaggaggataccaccctatcataccacatcacaaccattttaatagcatgttggcacgcaaggtaaaccattataaactcctagctaattaagcatggcataagcaactataatctctaattgtcattgcaaacatgtttattcataataggctgactcaggaacgatgaactaatcatatttacaaaaacaagagaggtcgagttcataccatcttcttcatctcaatcatttcatcatatatcgtcattattgcctctcacttgcacgaccgaacggtgtggataataataatagtgcacgtgcattggactaagctgaaatctgcaagcattcaattcaagggagaagacaaggtaatatgggctcttggttaaatcaacaataatgcatataagagctactcaacattttcatcatggtcttctcctctcgacccccaaagaaaagaaaagaaataaaactatttacacgggtaagctcccaacaagcaaaagaagaacgagaaatctttttgggttttcttttaattactactactacaggcatggaaagtaaactaactaatttttttagtttttcttaaggttattcaaacacacaagaagaaagctagaaaaagaaattaaactagcatggatagtacaatgaaaaagtatgagcaccgacaactagaatgagtatGTGAacatgtcggtgagaaatacgtactcccccaagcttaggcttttg
This sequence is a window from Aegilops tauschii subsp. strangulata cultivar AL8/78 chromosome 7, Aet v6.0, whole genome shotgun sequence. Protein-coding genes within it:
- the LOC109732484 gene encoding avenin-like a5, which encodes MKTMLILALIALAATSVVAQLDTTCSQGYGQCQQQPQQQVNTCAALLQQCSPTPYVQSQMWQASGCQLMRQQCCQPLAQISEQARCHAVCGVAQVIMRQQQGQSFGQPQQQQGQSFGQPQQQVPIEIRRMVLQTLPSMCNVNIPQYCTTTPCSTITQTPYNVPMATTCVGGTC